In a single window of the Coffea eugenioides isolate CCC68of chromosome 3, Ceug_1.0, whole genome shotgun sequence genome:
- the LOC113765584 gene encoding trans-resveratrol di-O-methyltransferase-like: protein MDLARNIGDHTGELFKAQAHIWNHIFNFINSMSLKCAIQLGIPDAIHKHGQPMTVDQLIDALPIKNGKAPFVYRLMQILIHSGFFIEAKIPGNENDNQKGYLLTSASELLLKSNPFSVTLFLLVTLDPTLTDPWHHLSQWFQNSDETPFYTCHGSSLYDLASHEPRLNQFFNEAMACDTRLVSSVVTKNCKHVFEGLNSLVDVGGGTGTFSKAIADAFPRLKCTVLDLPHVVDGLESSKNLAYVGGDMFEAIPPADAVLMKV from the coding sequence atggatttggCTAGAAATATTGGTGATCATACTGGTGAGCTTTTTAAAGCACAAGCTCACATATGGAACCATATATTCAACTTCATAAATTCTATGTCCCTCAAATGTGCAATTCAATTAGGCATTCCGGACGCTATTCACAAACATGGCCAGCCGATGACCGTTGATCAATTGATCGATGCTCTTCCCATCAAGAATGGAAAAGCCCCTTTCGTTTATCGTCTCATGCAGATTTTGATCCACTCAGGCTTCTTCATTGAAGCAAAGATTCCTGGAAATGAGAATGATAATCAAAAGGGTTATCTGCTCACTTCTGCTTCTGAACTTCTTTTAAAGAGTAACCCGTTTAGTGTGACACTGTTTTTACTGGTCACGCTCGATCCCACCTTGACTGATCCATGGCACCATCTCAGCCAGTGGTTTCAGAACAGTGATGAAACCCCATTTTATACTTGCCATGGGAGCTCACTTTATGATCTTGCAAGCCATGAGCCGCGGCTTAATCAATTCTTTAACGAAGCAATGGCTTGTGATACCCGGCTGGTTAGTAGCGTGGTGACCAAAAATTGTAAGCATGTTTTTGAGGGTTTGAATTCATTGGTAGATGTTGGAGGTGGAACTGGAACCTTTTCTAAGGCAATTGCTGATGCTTTCCCTCGCCTGAAATGCACTGTGCTTGATCTTCCTCATGTTGTTGATGGCTTGGAGAGTAGTAAGAACTTGGCCTATGTTGGAGGAGACATGTTTGAAGCCATTCCTCCTGCAGATGCTGTTTTAATGAAGGTATGA
- the LOC113764871 gene encoding uncharacterized protein LOC113764871 → MCVKVYALRISHQMAFKHSFFVVLVLLASSVVLGQDEAGEATETTNAVKTASRKMLPIGGQIIKMLGVGVHDGQEGKCSPLGKPCRYNPWGCCDFCVCVVADPTDEQGSCLGNC, encoded by the exons atgtgtGTAAAAGTTTACGCACTCAGGATCTCACACCAAATGGCTTTTAAGCATTCTTTCTTCGTTGTTCTTGTGCTCCTTGCATCTA GTGTGGTGCTGGGGCAAGATGAAGCTGGGGAAGCTACAGAAACCACCAATGCTGTCAAAACTGCATCAAGAAAAATGCTGCCAATTGGAGGACAGATTATAAAAATGCTTGGCGTTGGAGTTCATGATGGTCAGGAAGGGAAATGTTCACCCCTCGGGAAACCCTGCAGATATAATCCATGGGGCTGTTGTGATTTCTGTGTGTGCGTCGTCGCTGACCCTACGGATGAGCAGGGCAGCTGTCTTGGTAACTGCTGA